A single region of the Microthrixaceae bacterium genome encodes:
- a CDS encoding type II toxin-antitoxin system PemK/MazF family toxin — MKFTKILSGVAQRTKVTRSKRTKGTVGSTAPRSKAGAEKSSPNPTPRRGQVQISYEPAFDGDADPGEIVWAWIPYEDDPAQGKDRPCLVIGRIDDRLAAVALTSKESGRPGDRLAVGTGPWDHERRPSWAKIDRVIALRPDHVRREGAIFPAERFDSVVAATAGRRAEIQYA; from the coding sequence ATGAAGTTCACCAAGATCCTGAGCGGGGTGGCTCAACGCACCAAGGTCACTCGTTCCAAAAGGACAAAAGGAACGGTCGGGTCGACAGCACCAAGATCGAAGGCGGGCGCTGAGAAGTCGTCCCCGAACCCGACGCCGCGGCGAGGTCAAGTTCAGATCAGTTATGAGCCGGCCTTCGACGGAGATGCGGATCCGGGCGAAATCGTCTGGGCATGGATTCCCTACGAGGACGACCCAGCCCAAGGTAAGGACCGGCCGTGCCTGGTGATCGGGCGCATCGACGACCGGCTCGCTGCGGTCGCGTTGACATCGAAGGAGTCGGGTCGGCCGGGGGATCGGCTGGCGGTTGGCACGGGGCCCTGGGACCACGAGCGTCGGCCGAGTTGGGCCAAAATCGATCGAGTTATCGCTCTCCGACCGGATCATGTACGTCGTGAGGGCGCGATCTTTCCCGCAGAGCGTTTTGACAGTGTGGTTGCGGCCACGGCGGGGCGTCGGGCAGAAATCCAGTACGCGTAG
- a CDS encoding carbon-nitrogen family hydrolase, translating to MKVAAIQHDICWHDPEPTHAIVDPMIDEAVEGGASLVVLSEMWATGFSMDPFAVCQAMDGPSVAFMIDRAARHGIWVSGSLAIHDDGLAYNRFIAAGPNGELVTYDKRHPFSYAGEHKAYSAGADLVSFEVDGLRVTPFVCYDLRFGDDFWRLGPDTDLFIVVANWPKRRREHWRTLLRARAIENQCFVVAANRIGHADDLDYSGDSTIIDPFGKVLAEAVDNPSVLLADVTADEVARIRSQYPFLADRR from the coding sequence GTGAAGGTCGCCGCCATACAACACGACATCTGCTGGCACGACCCTGAACCGACTCATGCGATCGTCGACCCGATGATCGACGAGGCTGTCGAAGGTGGCGCATCGTTGGTCGTGTTGAGCGAAATGTGGGCGACCGGGTTCTCCATGGACCCCTTTGCCGTGTGTCAGGCGATGGACGGTCCGAGCGTCGCGTTCATGATCGACCGCGCGGCACGACATGGCATCTGGGTGAGTGGATCGCTCGCAATCCACGATGACGGACTGGCCTACAACCGCTTCATCGCGGCCGGACCGAACGGGGAGTTGGTGACCTACGACAAGCGGCACCCGTTCAGTTACGCCGGCGAACACAAGGCGTACAGCGCTGGTGCTGACCTCGTCAGCTTCGAGGTGGATGGGCTGCGGGTGACGCCGTTCGTCTGCTACGACCTGCGCTTCGGCGACGATTTCTGGCGCCTGGGCCCAGATACCGATCTTTTCATCGTCGTGGCGAATTGGCCGAAGCGTCGGCGCGAGCATTGGCGGACGCTGTTGCGGGCCCGAGCGATCGAGAATCAATGTTTCGTGGTCGCGGCCAACCGCATCGGTCATGCGGACGATCTTGATTACTCGGGTGATTCGACGATCATCGACCCGTTCGGGAAGGTGCTCGCCGAGGCCGTCGACAATCCTTCGGTGCTCCTCGCAGACGTGACCGCCGACGAGGTGGCGCGGATTCGCTCGCAGTACCCGTTTCTGGCAGATCGTCGATGA
- a CDS encoding DUF4395 domain-containing protein: MTSRRFSFPETVDDYAARTVATGVALSGVVLLITRWYWIAPVLAFGFVARVIAGPTFSPLAQFATKVAVPALGGAKRPMPGKPKRFAQAIGATFTIAATIAHFAFGASAVALLLMGMLVVAASLEAGLGFCLGCWMFGRLMKLGVIPDDACVECNDLSMRVPY, encoded by the coding sequence ATGACCTCACGCCGATTCTCGTTCCCGGAGACCGTCGATGACTACGCGGCTCGTACCGTCGCCACCGGGGTGGCGTTGAGTGGTGTCGTGCTGTTGATCACGCGTTGGTATTGGATCGCACCGGTATTGGCCTTCGGCTTCGTCGCCCGAGTGATCGCCGGCCCGACGTTCAGCCCACTCGCCCAATTCGCCACAAAGGTTGCGGTGCCTGCGCTGGGGGGAGCAAAGCGTCCGATGCCCGGAAAGCCGAAGCGTTTCGCCCAGGCGATCGGCGCAACGTTCACGATCGCCGCGACGATCGCTCACTTCGCCTTTGGAGCGTCGGCGGTGGCCTTGCTGTTGATGGGCATGCTGGTCGTGGCCGCGTCGCTCGAGGCGGGCCTCGGGTTTTGCCTGGGGTGTTGGATGTTCGGTCGCCTCATGAAGTTAGGCGTGATCCCCGACGATGCCTGCGTGGAGTGCAACGACTTGTCCATGCGAGTGCCGTACTGA
- a CDS encoding magnesium transporter CorA family protein yields MTQPATSESTRAWRNGKVVARGFDIEAVSDYLEDPDTIVWVDLEAPTEASFAQLSDELGLHELAIEDAVDEHQRPKVDYYESHLFLSCHAVDIDRDAIALRAAEIDAFVGDRWILTVREGDGFGLDRLHARWDRVEELTRFGVSALVYALLDDVVDGYFDVIEVFDDYYDEVSETLFDDQPLTPLKQRTWFDMRRALVHFHRIVAPTREVMTSLMRRDHKFVSDDLYPYFQDVYDHTLRIADSTDSLRGLVATIVETDLSLRDFRQNQIVKKVGSWAAIFAVPAFITGWFGMNVPFPGSGRDQGVYLAGGLIVASTAGLVTWFRLRDWL; encoded by the coding sequence GTGACACAACCAGCGACCTCGGAATCCACCCGCGCCTGGCGAAACGGCAAGGTGGTCGCCCGTGGCTTCGACATCGAAGCCGTCTCGGACTACCTCGAAGACCCCGACACCATTGTCTGGGTCGATCTTGAGGCCCCAACCGAAGCCTCGTTCGCTCAACTCAGCGACGAACTCGGGCTGCACGAACTTGCCATCGAGGACGCCGTCGATGAACACCAGCGTCCCAAGGTCGACTACTACGAATCACACCTGTTCCTGTCCTGTCATGCGGTCGACATCGACCGTGACGCCATCGCACTACGCGCAGCCGAGATCGACGCGTTCGTAGGTGACCGCTGGATCCTCACCGTTCGAGAGGGGGATGGGTTCGGGCTCGACCGACTTCACGCTCGGTGGGACCGAGTCGAGGAGCTCACCCGATTCGGTGTTTCGGCGCTCGTCTACGCACTGCTCGACGACGTGGTCGACGGGTACTTCGATGTCATCGAGGTCTTCGACGACTATTACGACGAGGTGAGTGAGACCCTTTTCGATGACCAGCCGCTCACGCCGCTCAAGCAGCGAACCTGGTTCGACATGCGCCGCGCTCTGGTGCATTTCCATCGAATCGTCGCTCCGACGCGCGAGGTCATGACCTCGCTCATGCGCCGTGACCACAAGTTCGTCAGCGACGATCTGTACCCCTACTTTCAGGACGTCTACGACCACACCCTGCGCATCGCCGACTCCACCGATTCGCTCCGTGGACTCGTCGCCACGATCGTCGAGACCGACCTCAGCCTGCGCGATTTTCGCCAGAATCAGATCGTGAAGAAGGTCGGAAGCTGGGCGGCGATCTTCGCCGTCCCCGCGTTCATCACCGGATGGTTCGGAATGAACGTTCCTTTTCCCGGGTCGGGTCGAGACCAGGGCGTCTATCTCGCCGGCGGTCTCATCGTTGCCTCCACCGCCGGCCTCGTCACCTGGTTCCGACTCAGGGACTGGCTATAG
- the pheA gene encoding prephenate dehydratase, whose product MSSHQPRTGTVSPSASVGFLGPIGTFTEQALLGQPDLAAATRIEFDNFSELLFSVENGELDYGFVALENAIEGQVNITADTLTFDVDLLIQREVVLPIEMTLQVKPGAVLDKITRVSSFPHAYAQCREWLRANLPNVELVPATSTAGASEIVATGNDATIAAIANARAAELHGLDIIARDIADHPENATRFALVARRGIPAPSANDKTSIVVFQRADVPGSLLSILQEFAARQINLSLLLSRPTKKSLGDYCFLIDIVGHLADPLVADALRSLKMKHDVKFLGSYPAGVALDDAEREAAEAHLDEAKAWIRSLREQLDE is encoded by the coding sequence ATGAGTTCTCACCAGCCTCGCACCGGCACCGTGTCGCCCAGCGCCTCGGTCGGGTTCCTCGGCCCGATCGGCACCTTCACCGAACAGGCGCTGCTCGGACAGCCCGACCTTGCCGCCGCGACCCGCATCGAATTCGACAACTTCTCGGAGTTGCTGTTTTCGGTCGAGAACGGCGAACTGGACTACGGCTTCGTCGCGTTGGAGAACGCCATTGAAGGTCAGGTCAACATCACCGCCGACACCTTGACGTTCGACGTCGACCTGCTCATCCAACGCGAGGTCGTGCTTCCGATCGAGATGACGCTGCAGGTCAAACCCGGTGCGGTGCTCGACAAGATCACGCGCGTTTCGTCGTTTCCCCACGCCTACGCGCAATGTCGAGAATGGCTGCGGGCCAACCTGCCGAATGTCGAGTTGGTTCCGGCCACGTCGACGGCGGGCGCGAGCGAGATTGTGGCAACGGGCAACGATGCGACCATCGCCGCGATCGCCAATGCCCGTGCAGCCGAACTGCACGGACTCGACATCATCGCTCGAGATATCGCGGATCACCCCGAGAACGCCACGAGATTCGCCTTGGTCGCTCGCCGGGGAATCCCCGCGCCCTCTGCCAACGACAAGACCTCGATCGTCGTGTTCCAACGCGCTGACGTTCCCGGTTCGCTCTTGAGCATCCTGCAGGAATTCGCCGCCCGACAGATCAACCTGTCGTTGCTGTTATCGCGGCCCACCAAGAAGTCGCTCGGCGACTACTGCTTTCTCATCGACATCGTGGGCCACCTCGCCGACCCGCTCGTCGCAGACGCGCTCCGGTCGCTCAAGATGAAACACGACGTCAAGTTCCTGGGTTCGTATCCCGCGGGAGTTGCCCTCGACGATGCCGAACGCGAAGCCGCCGAGGCGCACCTCGACGAGGCCAAGGCATGGATCCGCTCGCTTCGAGAACAGTTGGACGAGTGA
- a CDS encoding cytochrome P450, which yields MPGAHFIDPAMWADMEAWHEQVGQWRRNHGAVWVEPDGYQPFLALLGHDDVFNVSRDSVSWNNTSRSVLGPIEQYVQMEASGMPAPASLVHLDGTKHRDHRQVANDWFKPASVGKRQPRISELAERYVQRMADLGGECDFARDIAQPYTLRVIMDIYGVPEEDEPMMMDLTQGVFGAADPEFLGDADDPQARVLGSIMNFIQYFNEMTTDRQACPRDDLASVIANGQIDGCPLGDVERLWYYIIVATAGHDTTSFALAGGLEALLANPEQLAALQANHELIPNTAEEFIRWTTPVRHFMRFATVPMTVASVEIPVGGSVLLSYPSANRDETVFVDPDRFIVDRPDADKLMSFGVGSHFCLGSQFARRELRSFLAALLPRLKSIEPAGDASWAQSHFVSGVKHLPIRYTFA from the coding sequence GTGCCAGGCGCACACTTCATCGATCCGGCGATGTGGGCCGACATGGAGGCCTGGCACGAACAGGTCGGGCAATGGCGGCGTAACCACGGAGCCGTCTGGGTCGAACCGGATGGGTATCAGCCATTTCTCGCACTGCTGGGCCACGACGACGTCTTCAACGTGTCGCGCGACAGCGTGAGTTGGAACAACACCTCTCGTTCGGTGCTCGGACCGATCGAGCAATACGTGCAGATGGAGGCATCGGGGATGCCGGCGCCGGCGTCGCTCGTACACCTGGACGGAACGAAGCACCGCGACCATCGACAGGTCGCGAACGACTGGTTCAAGCCCGCATCGGTGGGCAAGCGCCAACCTCGAATCAGTGAACTGGCCGAACGCTACGTGCAGCGGATGGCCGACCTCGGGGGAGAGTGCGACTTCGCGAGGGATATCGCACAGCCCTACACCCTTCGGGTGATCATGGACATCTACGGGGTTCCCGAAGAGGACGAGCCCATGATGATGGACCTGACTCAGGGTGTGTTCGGTGCGGCCGACCCGGAGTTCCTCGGTGATGCCGACGACCCTCAGGCTCGGGTGTTGGGTTCGATCATGAACTTCATCCAGTACTTCAACGAGATGACGACCGATCGCCAGGCCTGCCCACGCGACGATCTTGCCTCGGTGATCGCGAACGGTCAGATCGACGGATGTCCACTCGGCGATGTCGAACGCCTCTGGTACTACATCATCGTTGCGACCGCTGGTCACGACACCACCTCGTTTGCGCTTGCTGGAGGGCTTGAGGCGCTGCTGGCGAACCCCGAGCAACTCGCTGCCCTTCAAGCGAATCACGAGCTGATCCCGAATACGGCGGAGGAGTTCATTCGTTGGACGACCCCGGTGCGGCATTTCATGAGATTCGCGACCGTGCCGATGACCGTCGCCAGCGTCGAGATTCCCGTCGGCGGGTCGGTGTTGTTGAGCTATCCCTCGGCCAACAGGGATGAGACGGTGTTCGTCGACCCCGACAGGTTCATCGTCGATCGCCCGGATGCGGACAAGTTGATGTCATTCGGGGTGGGTAGCCATTTCTGCCTGGGCTCGCAGTTTGCTCGGCGGGAGCTTCGATCCTTCCTTGCAGCGTTGCTGCCTCGGCTTAAATCGATCGAACCTGCTGGCGATGCATCGTGGGCACAGTCGCATTTCGTGTCGGGTGTGAAGCATCTACCGATCCGCTACACGTTCGCGTAG